The following are from one region of the Nocardia terpenica genome:
- the lpdA gene encoding dihydrolipoyl dehydrogenase gives MTSHYDVVVLGAGPGGYVAAIRAAQLGLRTAIVEQKYWGGVCLNVGCIPSKALLRNAELAHIFTKEAKTFGITGEASFDFGAAFDRSRKVADGRVKGVHFLMKKNKIDEFDGKGTFTDPNTLSVELTKGGTETVTFDNAIIATGTVTKLLPGTTLSQNVVTYEEQILTRELPGSILIVGAGAIGMEFGYVLKNYGVDVRIVEFLDRALPNEDADVSKEITKAYKKLGITITTGAAVQSIEDNGSKVTVSIKDNKSGALETVTVDKVLQAVGFAPRVEGYGLENTGVQLTDRGAIAIDDYMRTNVPHIYAIGDVTAKLQLAHVAEAQGVVAAETIGGAETLALGDYRMMPRATFCQPQVASFGLTEEQARAEGYDVKVANFPFTANGKAHGLGDATGFVKLISDGKYGELLGGHLIGPDVSELLPELTLAQKWDLTVNELARNVHTHPTLSEALQEAIHGLAGHMINF, from the coding sequence GTGACTTCCCACTACGATGTCGTCGTTCTCGGTGCTGGTCCCGGCGGTTACGTCGCCGCGATCCGTGCCGCTCAACTCGGCCTGCGAACAGCGATCGTCGAGCAGAAATACTGGGGTGGGGTGTGCCTGAACGTCGGGTGCATTCCGTCCAAGGCGCTGCTGCGCAATGCGGAGCTCGCACACATCTTCACCAAGGAAGCGAAGACGTTCGGCATCACCGGCGAGGCGAGCTTCGACTTCGGCGCGGCGTTCGACCGCAGCCGCAAGGTCGCGGACGGCCGCGTCAAGGGCGTCCACTTCCTGATGAAGAAGAACAAGATCGACGAGTTCGACGGCAAGGGAACGTTCACCGACCCGAACACTCTCTCGGTCGAGTTGACCAAGGGCGGCACCGAGACGGTCACCTTCGACAACGCGATCATCGCGACCGGCACCGTCACCAAGCTGCTGCCGGGCACCACGCTGTCGCAGAACGTGGTCACCTACGAGGAGCAGATCCTGACCCGGGAGCTGCCGGGCTCGATTCTCATCGTGGGCGCGGGCGCCATCGGCATGGAGTTCGGCTACGTCCTGAAGAACTACGGCGTCGACGTGCGCATCGTGGAGTTCCTGGACCGGGCGCTGCCGAACGAGGACGCCGACGTCTCCAAGGAGATCACCAAGGCGTACAAGAAGCTGGGCATCACCATCACCACCGGTGCCGCGGTGCAGTCCATCGAGGACAACGGCTCCAAGGTCACCGTCAGCATCAAGGACAACAAGTCCGGTGCGCTCGAGACGGTCACCGTGGACAAGGTGCTGCAGGCCGTCGGTTTCGCGCCGCGGGTGGAGGGCTACGGCCTGGAGAACACCGGCGTGCAGCTGACCGACCGCGGCGCCATCGCCATCGACGACTACATGCGCACCAATGTGCCGCACATCTACGCCATCGGTGATGTCACCGCCAAGCTGCAGCTCGCGCACGTCGCCGAGGCGCAGGGTGTGGTCGCCGCCGAGACCATCGGCGGCGCGGAGACGTTGGCGCTGGGCGACTACCGGATGATGCCGCGCGCCACCTTCTGCCAGCCGCAGGTCGCCAGCTTCGGCCTCACCGAGGAGCAGGCCCGCGCCGAGGGCTACGACGTGAAGGTCGCGAACTTCCCCTTCACCGCCAACGGCAAGGCCCACGGTCTGGGCGACGCCACCGGTTTCGTGAAGCTCATCTCGGACGGCAAGTACGGCGAACTGCTGGGCGGCCACCTCATCGGCCCCGACGTTTCCGAGTTGCTGCCCGAGCTGACCTTGGCCCAGAAGTGGGACCTCACCGTCAACGAACTGGCCCGCAATGTCCACACCCACCCGACGCTGAGTGAGGCTCTGCAGGAAGCCATTCACGGGCTGGCGGGGCATATGATCAACTTCTGA
- a CDS encoding winged helix-turn-helix transcriptional regulator, with amino-acid sequence MTSQEITAAAADDPTLEADVFARNCTSRPVLQNVASRWGTLALVALREGPYRFSALRRRVDGVSERMLSQTLQALERDGMVHREVVHTIPPRVEYTLTDLGAQVAGHLEALIVVLETNMDTVHAAQAAYSRD; translated from the coding sequence ATGACCAGCCAGGAGATCACCGCGGCGGCCGCCGACGATCCGACGCTGGAGGCCGACGTCTTCGCCCGCAACTGCACGTCGCGCCCGGTGCTGCAGAATGTCGCGAGCCGCTGGGGCACGCTCGCCCTGGTGGCGCTGCGCGAGGGCCCGTACCGGTTCAGCGCGCTCCGCCGCCGGGTAGACGGCGTGAGCGAACGCATGCTCTCCCAGACCCTGCAGGCCCTCGAGCGCGACGGCATGGTGCACCGCGAGGTCGTGCACACCATCCCGCCGCGCGTCGAGTACACCCTCACCGACCTGGGCGCCCAGGTCGCCGGACATCTCGAGGCCCTCATCGTCGTGCTGGAAACCAATATGGACACCGTCCACGCGGCCCAGGCGGCCTACAGCCGGGACTGA
- a CDS encoding NmrA family NAD(P)-binding protein: protein MTVAVTGASGQLGRLVVEALLRTQEPGSIVAIVRDPSKVADLAERGVVVRQAGYDDAAALDRALAGVDRVLLVSGNEFGSRIAQHTTVIRAAERAGVQLLAYTSIPDATDNPMILAQEHRGTEAVLAESTVPHAILRNGWYWENYFNGARSALEGGVLYGAAGAGRVAAAARADYADAAAAVLTTDGHAGRVYELGGDEPLTYSELAQVLSELSGKPVRYQDLPQEQYAAALEQAGLPADMAAALADADSGVEAGWLDVTSGDLQKLIGRASTPAAEVFRAAFAGE from the coding sequence ATGACCGTCGCAGTCACCGGAGCCAGTGGTCAGCTGGGCCGTCTCGTCGTGGAGGCGCTGTTGCGCACGCAGGAGCCGGGGTCGATCGTCGCGATCGTCCGGGATCCGTCGAAGGTGGCCGATCTGGCCGAGCGCGGTGTCGTGGTCCGGCAGGCCGGATACGACGACGCCGCGGCCCTGGACCGGGCGCTGGCGGGTGTGGACCGGGTGCTGCTGGTGTCGGGTAACGAGTTCGGCTCGCGAATCGCCCAGCACACCACCGTGATTCGCGCCGCCGAGCGGGCTGGCGTGCAACTGCTCGCCTACACCAGCATTCCGGATGCCACCGACAATCCGATGATCCTGGCGCAGGAGCACCGCGGCACCGAGGCCGTGCTGGCCGAATCGACCGTGCCGCACGCGATCCTGCGCAACGGATGGTATTGGGAGAACTACTTCAACGGTGCGCGGTCCGCCCTCGAGGGCGGCGTGCTCTACGGCGCCGCGGGTGCGGGCCGGGTCGCCGCGGCCGCCCGCGCCGACTATGCCGACGCGGCCGCGGCCGTGCTCACCACCGACGGCCACGCCGGGCGGGTCTACGAGCTCGGCGGCGACGAGCCCCTGACGTATTCGGAACTGGCACAGGTGCTTTCCGAGCTGTCCGGCAAGCCGGTCCGCTACCAGGACCTGCCGCAGGAACAGTACGCCGCCGCCCTCGAACAGGCGGGCCTGCCCGCCGACATGGCAGCCGCCCTGGCCGATGCCGACAGCGGGGTCGAGGCCGGATGGCTCGACGTGACGAGCGGAGACCTGCAGAAGCTGATCGGCCGCGCGTCTACGCCTGCGGCCGAGGTGTTTCGGGCGGCGTTCGCGGGGGAGTGA
- a CDS encoding VOC family protein translates to MNITASVVSLNVPDPVASAKFLVDHFGFHEDMSADGFVSLSRPDATPNVVYLRTGLPTFKPARIAGDAGRGTLLAFAVDDIDAEYERIQHEGAPIETPIETEPWGERYFQTVDPNGIVIQLVQWVSPPTDAKSYA, encoded by the coding sequence GTGAACATCACCGCATCCGTCGTCTCGCTCAACGTCCCCGACCCCGTCGCCTCGGCGAAGTTCCTCGTCGACCACTTCGGCTTCCACGAGGACATGTCGGCGGACGGCTTCGTCTCCCTGAGCCGCCCCGATGCCACACCGAACGTGGTCTACCTCCGCACCGGCCTGCCCACCTTCAAACCCGCCCGCATCGCGGGCGACGCGGGCCGGGGCACGCTACTCGCCTTCGCGGTCGACGACATCGACGCGGAATACGAACGAATCCAACACGAGGGCGCCCCGATCGAAACCCCCATAGAAACCGAGCCGTGGGGCGAACGCTACTTCCAAACCGTCGACCCCAACGGCATCGTCATCCAACTGGTCCAGTGGGTAAGCCCACCCACCGATGCGAAGTCCTACGCCTGA
- a CDS encoding TetR/AcrR family transcriptional regulator: MRAERSGAGDPARTLELLWREPGRTSGRGPKQRSSIDEVVAAAVEIADTDGLAALTMRAVAAKLGLTPMATYTYVPGKAELLDLMLDVVYAQMPRADLDGMPWRERVSTIAAENRAMLMRHPWVAYLPTTRPPLGPGVAAKYDHELRAFDGLGLDDVTMDAALTHVLGFVVSVARIAIDTDRAAADSGMSDAEWWSRTAPILERVFDTTRYPLAARVGAAAGQAHDSAYSADHAWTFGLTRLLDGLAVLIDGD, encoded by the coding sequence ATGAGGGCCGAGCGCAGCGGCGCGGGCGATCCGGCGCGGACCCTGGAGCTGCTGTGGCGCGAGCCCGGGCGCACGTCCGGCCGCGGGCCCAAGCAGCGCAGCAGCATCGACGAGGTGGTCGCGGCCGCCGTCGAGATCGCCGATACCGACGGCCTGGCCGCGCTCACCATGCGGGCGGTGGCCGCGAAGCTGGGCCTCACGCCGATGGCCACCTACACCTACGTGCCGGGCAAGGCGGAACTGCTGGACCTGATGCTGGATGTCGTCTACGCGCAGATGCCCCGCGCCGATCTCGACGGAATGCCGTGGCGGGAAAGGGTTTCCACCATCGCGGCGGAGAATCGGGCGATGCTGATGCGGCACCCGTGGGTCGCCTATCTGCCGACCACCCGCCCCCCGCTGGGCCCCGGCGTGGCCGCCAAGTACGACCACGAACTACGCGCCTTCGACGGCCTGGGTCTGGACGACGTGACAATGGACGCCGCCCTGACCCACGTCCTCGGCTTCGTCGTATCGGTCGCCCGGATCGCCATCGACACCGACCGCGCCGCGGCCGACAGCGGCATGTCCGACGCCGAATGGTGGTCCCGCACAGCCCCGATCCTGGAACGAGTCTTCGACACCACCCGCTACCCCCTGGCCGCCCGCGTGGGCGCCGCCGCGGGCCAGGCCCACGACAGCGCCTACAGCGCCGACCACGCCTGGACCTTCGGCCTCACCCGCCTCCTGGACGGCTTGGCCGTACTGATCGACGGGGACTGA
- a CDS encoding LLM class flavin-dependent oxidoreductase yields the protein MTTLGAVFLPENPPERLREVARAAEEAGLEELWLWEDCFQEGGVATVAAALAWTERLRVGIGVFPVPLRNVALAAMEIASVERMFPGRTVWGVGHGVQDWMGQIGARVDSPVTLLREYVDALRKLLAGKQVSTEGRYVRLTDVALDYPPATAPAIISAATGPRTLRLVGEVADGAILTSGTSPNALRAARELLTEGREKAGRTDGFATLANLMVATGPDALARLRADAQRMGRELTAEFGMPGPDGIGVAGDAKAVAEAVGRLAEAGADTVILQPTADLDPVEFIRFVADEVRPLVP from the coding sequence ATGACAACGCTTGGTGCCGTGTTCCTGCCCGAGAATCCCCCGGAGCGCCTGCGCGAGGTGGCGCGCGCGGCCGAGGAGGCGGGCCTCGAGGAGCTCTGGCTCTGGGAGGACTGCTTCCAGGAGGGTGGCGTGGCCACCGTCGCCGCCGCGCTGGCCTGGACCGAACGGTTGCGGGTGGGCATCGGCGTCTTCCCGGTGCCGTTGCGCAATGTCGCCCTCGCCGCCATGGAGATCGCCTCCGTCGAGCGCATGTTCCCCGGCCGCACGGTGTGGGGCGTGGGCCACGGCGTACAGGACTGGATGGGCCAGATCGGCGCCCGCGTCGATTCCCCGGTCACCCTGCTCCGCGAATACGTCGACGCCCTGCGGAAACTGCTTGCGGGCAAACAGGTCTCGACCGAGGGCCGGTACGTCCGGCTCACCGACGTGGCGCTGGACTACCCACCGGCCACCGCCCCCGCCATCATCTCCGCCGCCACCGGCCCGCGCACGCTGCGCCTGGTCGGCGAGGTCGCCGACGGGGCCATCCTCACCTCCGGCACCTCCCCGAACGCCCTGCGCGCCGCGCGCGAACTGCTCACCGAGGGGCGCGAAAAGGCCGGTCGCACCGACGGTTTCGCCACCCTCGCCAACCTGATGGTCGCCACCGGCCCCGACGCCCTCGCCCGGCTCCGCGCCGACGCCCAGCGCATGGGCCGTGAACTGACGGCCGAATTCGGCATGCCCGGTCCCGACGGAATCGGCGTCGCGGGCGACGCGAAGGCGGTCGCCGAGGCCGTCGGCCGCCTGGCGGAGGCGGGGGCCGACACCGTAATCCTCCAGCCCACCGCCGATTTGGATCCGGTGGAGTTCATCCGCTTCGTCGCCGACGAGGTTCGTCCGCTGGTGCCGTGA
- a CDS encoding carboxymuconolactone decarboxylase family protein: MSTEPRIAPGRIRELGPINWVVWQALSRAAGTPDAHLFSTLGRTGGLFRGWLHYSGRLMPGGRLPRYETELVILRVAHLRDCDYETDHHIRLGRRAGVTAEILDRLRVGPDAPGWSPRERALITAVDRLVRTRDLDDETWSALSAHYDERRLIEIVLLINQYEGLASTITALRIQTDH, translated from the coding sequence GTGTCGACGGAGCCACGCATAGCACCCGGGCGCATTCGCGAGCTCGGGCCGATCAACTGGGTTGTCTGGCAGGCCCTGTCGCGGGCCGCGGGCACCCCCGACGCGCATCTGTTCAGCACGCTGGGCCGCACCGGCGGCCTGTTCCGCGGCTGGCTGCACTACTCCGGGCGGTTGATGCCCGGCGGGCGGCTCCCCCGCTACGAGACGGAGCTGGTCATCCTGCGGGTGGCGCACCTGCGCGACTGCGATTACGAGACCGACCATCACATCCGCCTGGGCCGCCGCGCCGGGGTGACCGCCGAGATCCTGGACCGCCTCCGGGTCGGCCCCGACGCGCCCGGCTGGTCGCCGCGCGAGCGCGCCCTCATCACCGCCGTCGACCGACTGGTGCGGACCCGCGATCTCGACGACGAGACCTGGTCGGCGCTGTCCGCACACTACGACGAGCGCCGCCTCATCGAAATCGTGCTGCTGATCAACCAATACGAGGGTCTGGCAAGCACTATCACGGCGCTGCGCATCCAGACCGACCACTGA
- the ramB gene encoding acetate metabolism transcriptional regulator RamB: MAKTYVGARLRQLRTERGLSQVSLAKKLEISASYLNQIEHDVRPLTVPVLLRISEVFGVDTSFFSSQDDTRLIAELQEVVMDQELGIEADAQEIADMVSAHPSLARAMVNMHRRYRNTTAQLAAATEDRFSDGSGSGSISRPHEEVRDFFYQRQNYIHELDTAAEELATRMRFHGGDLKHEIARRLTTAHGVQIVERIDLGEGVLHRFDPQERRLEIAPYLSGGQRVFKLAAELAYLECGDLIDKLVAEENFASEDTRVLARLGLANYFAAALVLPYSHFHEIAEDFRYDIERLSAFFTQSYETICHRLSTLQRPKLRGVPFSFVRVDRAGNMSKRQSATGFHFSSSGGTCPLWNVYETFAYPGRIMTQIAQMPDGRRYLWIARTVERRATRFGEPSKTFAIGLGCELRHASRVVYADGLDLNDPQATPIGAGCRVCERAHCPQRAFPPLGKSLDISEHRSSISPYVLR, translated from the coding sequence ATGGCCAAGACTTACGTCGGCGCGCGCCTGCGGCAATTGCGCACCGAACGAGGGCTGAGCCAGGTCTCGCTCGCCAAGAAGCTGGAGATCTCGGCGAGCTACCTCAACCAGATCGAGCACGACGTCCGCCCGCTCACCGTGCCGGTGCTGCTGCGCATCAGCGAGGTCTTCGGCGTCGACACCAGTTTCTTCTCCTCCCAGGACGACACCCGCCTCATCGCCGAGCTGCAGGAGGTCGTCATGGATCAGGAACTGGGCATCGAGGCCGACGCCCAGGAGATCGCCGACATGGTGTCGGCCCATCCCAGCCTGGCGCGGGCCATGGTCAACATGCACCGCCGCTACCGCAACACCACCGCGCAGCTGGCCGCCGCCACCGAGGACCGATTCTCCGACGGCAGCGGCTCGGGCTCCATCTCCCGCCCGCACGAGGAGGTGCGCGACTTCTTCTACCAGCGGCAGAACTACATCCACGAATTGGACACGGCCGCAGAGGAACTCGCCACCCGCATGCGCTTCCACGGCGGCGACCTCAAGCACGAGATCGCGCGCCGGCTCACCACCGCGCACGGCGTGCAGATCGTCGAGCGCATCGACCTGGGCGAGGGCGTGCTGCACCGATTCGACCCGCAGGAGCGGAGATTGGAGATCGCGCCGTATCTGTCCGGCGGGCAGCGGGTGTTCAAACTCGCCGCGGAACTGGCCTACCTGGAATGCGGCGATCTGATCGACAAGCTGGTGGCGGAGGAGAATTTCGCCTCCGAGGACACCCGGGTGCTGGCCCGGCTCGGGCTGGCCAACTACTTCGCCGCCGCACTGGTGCTGCCGTATTCGCACTTCCACGAGATCGCCGAGGATTTCCGCTACGACATCGAGCGGCTGTCGGCGTTCTTCACGCAGAGCTACGAGACCATCTGCCACCGGCTCTCGACGCTGCAGCGGCCCAAGCTGCGCGGGGTGCCGTTCTCGTTCGTGCGCGTCGATCGCGCGGGCAATATGTCGAAACGCCAGTCCGCCACCGGATTTCACTTCTCCTCCAGCGGCGGCACCTGCCCGCTGTGGAACGTGTACGAGACCTTCGCCTATCCGGGCCGGATCATGACCCAGATCGCGCAGATGCCCGATGGCCGCCGCTACCTGTGGATCGCCCGCACCGTCGAGCGCCGCGCCACCCGCTTCGGCGAGCCCAGCAAGACCTTCGCCATCGGACTCGGCTGCGAACTGCGCCACGCCTCCCGCGTCGTCTACGCCGACGGCCTGGACCTCAACGACCCCCAGGCCACCCCCATCGGCGCAGGCTGCCGCGTCTGCGAACGCGCCCACTGCCCGCAACGCGCCTTCCCACCCCTGGGCAAATCCCTGGACATCAGCGAACACCGCAGCTCGATCTCGCCATACGTCCTGCGGTGA
- a CDS encoding ATP-dependent DNA ligase — translation MLLSVVAQASDTVRATSSRKTKIATLAELVRTAGPDELAQVVAWVSGELLQGRIGTGWRTLTGIAVDPAAAPSLTVAAVDRIFGDLAATNGSGSAARRREVLVALLGSATAAEREFLLRLLTGELRQGALTAIVAEAVAAAAEVPVDLVRRAYMLSGQLPVTAVAAMTGGATALAEFRLEVGRPIQPMLASPGATFDGALGEFDGDVVVEQKLDGARIQVHRKGSQVWVFTRTLRDITSGVPELVQLVAGLPCESVVLDGETLALTDSGRPRPFQETMSRFALDPAPRPPGATSAREQEVGSPVDDSVREMGLRPPVVASTRDLLLHPYFFDCLHVDGVDLLDVPLAERRGALVKVAGEHSIPALVRPDAEAAAEYFEAALAAGHEGVMVKSLSAPYAAGRRGRAWQKIKPAHTLDLIVLGAEWGYGRRTGYLSNLHLGARDPEGGEPVMVGKTFKGLTDVLLQWQTDEFPRHERARDEYAVYLRPELVVEIALDGVQVSPRYPGGVALRFARVVRYRPDKDPADADTIEAVRAMLG, via the coding sequence GTGCTGCTATCCGTTGTCGCGCAGGCGTCGGACACCGTCCGGGCGACCTCCTCGCGTAAGACCAAGATAGCCACCCTGGCCGAGTTGGTCCGCACCGCCGGTCCCGACGAGCTGGCCCAGGTGGTGGCGTGGGTGTCGGGTGAGCTGCTGCAGGGCCGGATCGGCACCGGCTGGCGGACCCTGACCGGCATCGCGGTGGATCCGGCGGCCGCCCCGAGCCTCACCGTGGCGGCGGTGGACCGGATCTTCGGCGACCTGGCCGCGACCAACGGGTCCGGATCGGCCGCGCGTCGGCGGGAGGTGCTGGTCGCGCTGCTGGGCTCGGCCACCGCGGCCGAGCGGGAATTCCTGCTGCGGCTGCTGACCGGAGAACTGCGGCAGGGCGCGCTCACGGCGATCGTGGCCGAGGCGGTGGCCGCCGCCGCCGAGGTACCGGTGGACCTGGTGCGCCGCGCCTATATGCTGTCCGGCCAGCTGCCGGTGACGGCGGTGGCGGCCATGACCGGCGGGGCGACGGCGCTGGCGGAGTTCCGCCTCGAGGTGGGGCGGCCGATCCAGCCCATGCTGGCCTCGCCCGGCGCCACATTCGACGGTGCGCTGGGCGAGTTCGACGGGGATGTGGTGGTGGAGCAGAAGTTGGATGGCGCGCGAATTCAGGTGCACCGCAAGGGGTCTCAGGTGTGGGTATTCACCCGCACGTTGCGCGATATCACTTCGGGGGTGCCCGAGTTGGTGCAGTTGGTGGCCGGATTGCCGTGTGAGAGTGTGGTTTTGGATGGGGAGACGTTGGCGCTGACGGATTCGGGTCGCCCACGGCCGTTTCAGGAGACTATGAGTCGGTTTGCTTTGGATCCCGCGCCGAGGCCGCCTGGGGCGACCTCGGCGCGGGAACAGGAGGTGGGTTCACCCGTGGACGATTCGGTGCGGGAGATGGGATTACGGCCGCCTGTGGTTGCTTCGACGCGGGATTTGTTGTTGCATCCGTATTTTTTCGACTGCTTGCATGTGGATGGGGTTGATCTGTTGGATGTGCCGTTGGCGGAGCGGCGGGGGGCGCTGGTGAAAGTGGCTGGGGAGCATAGTATTCCGGCGTTGGTGCGGCCCGATGCGGAGGCGGCCGCGGAGTATTTCGAGGCGGCGTTGGCGGCGGGGCATGAAGGGGTGATGGTGAAGTCGTTGTCGGCGCCTTATGCGGCGGGGCGGCGGGGGCGGGCGTGGCAGAAGATCAAGCCGGCGCATACGTTGGATTTGATCGTGCTGGGGGCGGAGTGGGGGTATGGGCGGCGGACGGGGTATTTGTCGAATCTGCATCTGGGGGCGCGGGATCCGGAGGGCGGGGAGCCGGTGATGGTCGGTAAGACGTTCAAGGGGCTTACCGATGTGTTGCTGCAGTGGCAGACCGACGAATTCCCGCGGCACGAGCGGGCCCGCGACGAGTACGCGGTGTATCTGCGGCCGGAGTTGGTGGTGGAGATCGCGCTGGACGGGGTGCAGGTGAGCCCGCGGTATCCGGGCGGGGTCGCGCTGCGGTTCGCGCGGGTGGTCCGGTATAGACCGGACAAGGATCCCGCCGACGCCGACACCATCGAGGCCGTGCGCGCCATGCTGGGCTGA
- a CDS encoding DUF4254 domain-containing protein: MVVLPPKQVVLEACRGLPPEDHVVLTCACRLTELHERRLSTAQTWDIDRLRAELVHEIDRWVTEELPAAEPDARLHTETVGTVIDRLAQFSALAYLSLTQSPESAILDAWRRLSELAVAYDDLAAELTSGRCRLPYLGHHEYEH; the protein is encoded by the coding sequence GTGGTTGTGCTCCCACCGAAACAGGTTGTCCTCGAGGCATGCCGGGGTTTGCCGCCGGAGGACCATGTCGTGCTGACCTGCGCCTGCCGGCTGACCGAATTACACGAGCGTCGCCTGTCGACGGCGCAGACCTGGGACATCGACCGGTTACGCGCGGAACTGGTGCACGAGATCGACCGATGGGTGACCGAGGAACTACCGGCGGCCGAGCCCGACGCCCGGCTGCACACCGAGACGGTGGGCACGGTCATCGATCGGCTCGCCCAGTTCTCGGCCCTCGCCTACCTGTCGCTCACGCAATCACCGGAATCGGCGATCCTGGACGCGTGGCGGCGCCTGTCGGAGCTGGCGGTCGCCTACGACGACCTGGCCGCCGAACTCACCTCGGGCCGCTGCCGCCTGCCCTACCTGGGCCATCACGAATACGAGCATTGA
- a CDS encoding DeoR/GlpR family DNA-binding transcription regulator: MTTATDRSQRWNRLLELLADTGRLSVEEAAERLGVSPATIRRDFTALADQQLATRTHGGIVATAVAYELPARYRSGGDVAKQRVAEHAAGLVNPTEVVGLNGGTTTTAVARALAGRPDLPTSADHQLTIVTNALNIAGEMVLRPHLRTICIGGQARRESYELHGPLAERAMSELYLDTLILGVNAITAAGGAQGRHLDETGINAEMVRRAKRVVVVATAEKLEATALARICPIEAVDVLVIDTAASPEEIAAIREAGVRVDLV, encoded by the coding sequence ATGACCACTGCGACGGATCGGTCCCAGCGCTGGAATCGGCTGCTGGAGCTGCTGGCCGACACCGGCCGGCTGTCGGTGGAGGAGGCGGCCGAGCGACTCGGCGTCTCCCCCGCCACCATCCGCCGCGACTTCACCGCGCTCGCCGACCAGCAGCTGGCCACCCGCACGCACGGCGGCATCGTCGCGACGGCGGTGGCCTACGAGCTGCCCGCCCGGTACCGCAGCGGGGGTGACGTCGCCAAGCAGCGGGTGGCCGAACACGCTGCGGGACTGGTGAATCCGACCGAGGTGGTGGGCCTCAACGGCGGCACCACCACCACGGCGGTGGCCCGCGCCCTGGCCGGGCGCCCCGACCTGCCGACCTCGGCCGACCATCAGCTGACCATCGTCACCAATGCGCTCAATATCGCCGGTGAGATGGTGCTGCGCCCGCACCTGCGCACCATCTGCATCGGCGGGCAGGCGCGGCGCGAATCCTACGAGCTGCACGGCCCGCTGGCCGAGCGGGCGATGTCCGAACTGTATTTGGACACTTTGATTCTCGGCGTGAACGCGATCACCGCCGCGGGCGGCGCCCAGGGCCGCCATCTGGACGAGACCGGCATAAACGCCGAAATGGTGCGCCGCGCCAAGCGAGTCGTCGTCGTGGCCACCGCCGAAAAACTCGAGGCCACCGCCCTGGCCCGCATCTGCCCCATCGAGGCGGTCGACGTCCTGGTCATCGACACCGCCGCCAGCCCCGAGGAAATCGCCGCCATTCGCGAGGCGGGGGTGCGGGTCGACCTGGTCTGA
- a CDS encoding carbohydrate ABC transporter permease codes for MTTSESLTVRPASGADATDPPSAQQVSAVTRKRPRRRWDLTLVGIVVAAIFLIPYLVMVLGSLKPHSEILQIPPTYLPHRWSPGNYASMWHTPETPLPFNLVSTIVISVCATVIVLLVAIPAAYYTARRRFPGRMAFLGLVLITQMLQPVVLVTGLIREFFALGINDTWLAMILVNSAFNLSFAVWILHSFFASIPVEVEEAAQLDGLNRRQILTRVSLPLVWPGIVTATIFAFVSCWNEFAASLVVLTTAQNQPLSVALTKFIGQYDTAWQYVFAISTVGIVPVVILFALIEKRLVAGLTAGSVK; via the coding sequence GTGACCACTTCGGAATCGTTGACCGTGCGACCGGCGTCCGGCGCCGACGCCACCGATCCGCCCTCGGCGCAGCAGGTTTCGGCCGTCACCCGGAAGCGGCCACGGCGCCGCTGGGATCTCACGCTGGTCGGCATCGTCGTGGCGGCGATCTTCCTGATCCCCTACCTGGTGATGGTGCTCGGCTCGCTCAAGCCGCACTCGGAGATCCTGCAGATCCCGCCGACCTACCTGCCGCACAGGTGGAGTCCGGGCAACTACGCCTCCATGTGGCACACGCCGGAGACGCCGCTGCCGTTCAACCTGGTCAGCACGATCGTGATCTCGGTGTGCGCCACGGTGATCGTGCTGCTGGTGGCCATTCCGGCCGCGTATTACACCGCGCGGCGGCGCTTTCCGGGCAGGATGGCCTTCCTCGGGCTGGTGCTGATCACCCAGATGCTGCAGCCGGTGGTGCTGGTGACCGGCCTGATCCGGGAGTTCTTCGCGCTCGGCATCAACGACACCTGGCTGGCGATGATCCTGGTGAACTCGGCGTTCAACCTGTCGTTCGCCGTGTGGATCCTGCACAGTTTCTTCGCCTCGATTCCGGTGGAGGTGGAGGAGGCCGCGCAGCTCGACGGGCTGAATCGGCGGCAGATCCTGACCAGGGTGAGCCTGCCGCTGGTGTGGCCGGGCATCGTCACCGCGACGATCTTCGCGTTCGTCTCCTGCTGGAACGAATTCGCGGCCAGCCTGGTGGTGCTGACCACAGCGCAGAACCAGCCCCTGTCGGTGGCCTTGACAAAGTTCATCGGGCAGTACGACACGGCTTGGCAATATGTCTTCGCCATCTCTACGGTCGGCATCGTGCCCGTTGTCATTTTGTTCGCGCTCATCGAGAAGCGCCTGGTCGCAGGTCTGACCGCAGGAAGCGTGAAATGA